A window from Corythoichthys intestinalis isolate RoL2023-P3 chromosome 10, ASM3026506v1, whole genome shotgun sequence encodes these proteins:
- the LOC130922669 gene encoding protein LDOC1-like has protein sequence MDQADGEPGQHASPHDRVLHEIMSAIRALTANMCSLEARVDQVCAYRPVSPATAASTHGPLAAPSAPVATSLREPNIPHPARYGGEPGSCGQFLHQCSLVFDQQPLTYSSDRSRVAFVMSLLTGKAAAWSMAISNQYPEIRNTFPGFVEEMRKTILSLSASSLQRAALTTRLYAVSSGGG, from the exons ATGGACCAAGCAGACGGCGAGCCAGGACAGCACGCTAGCCCGCACGATCGTGTTTTGCATGAGATTATGTCGGCTATAAGAGCCCTTACCGCTAATATGTGCTCTCTGGAGGCACGGGTGGATCAGGTTTGCGCTTACCGTCCCGTTTCACCTGCGACCGCGGCGTCGACGCACGGTCCCCTCGCTGCGCCATCTGCTCCGGTTGCCACTTCATTGCGTGAGCCAAACATTCCTCACCCGGCCCGCTATGGTGGGGAACCTGGTTCGTGCGGCCAGTTTTTGCATCAGTGTTCCCTGGTTTTTGACCAACAGCCCCTCACGTACTCCTCCGATAGATCCAGAGTCGCGTTCGTTATGAGCCTCCTAACCGGTAAAGCGGCAGCGTGGTCCATGGCGATCAGCAATCAGTACCCCGAGATTCGGAACACCTTTCCTGGTTTCGTGGAGGAAATGAGGAAG ACTATTCTGTCTCTTTCCGCATCCTCGCTGCAGAGAGCGGCTTTGACGACGCGGCTTTATGCAGTATCTTCCGGAGGGGGCTAA